One window from the genome of Streptococcus halotolerans encodes:
- the trxA gene encoding thioredoxin produces MTQVVTDASFEKETAEGLVLVDFWATWCGPCLMQAPILEQLSQEFDEDELKIVKMDVDENPHTAQSFGIMSIPTLLFKKDGQVVKQVAGVHTKDQIKAIVAELSA; encoded by the coding sequence ATGACACAAGTGGTAACTGATGCAAGTTTTGAAAAGGAAACGGCAGAAGGTCTCGTTTTGGTAGACTTCTGGGCAACATGGTGCGGCCCATGTCTTATGCAAGCGCCAATCTTGGAGCAATTATCCCAAGAGTTTGATGAAGATGAACTCAAAATTGTTAAAATGGATGTTGATGAAAATCCACACACAGCACAATCATTTGGCATTATGTCAATCCCAACCCTTCTTTTCAAAAAAGATGGGCAAGTGGTTAAGCAAGTTGCTGGTGTCCATACTAAAGATCAAATCAAAGCTATTGTTGCAGAATTAAGCGCATAA
- a CDS encoding undecaprenyl-diphosphate phosphatase, which translates to MLIIEILKAIFFGIVEGVTEWLPVSSTGHLILVQEFLAFNQSKDFVDMFNIVIQLGAILAVIVIYFERLNPFQPGKTKLDIQLTWQLWLKVVIACIPSILVALPFDDWFERHFNAMFPVAVALIVYGIAFIVIEKRNATREPKVTDLARMSYKTALFIGVFQVLAIVPGTSRSGATILGAIILGTSRSVAADFTFFLAIPTMFGYSGLKAVKFFIDGNVLNMPQVLILLVASVTAFLVSLYAIKFLTNYVKRHDFTVFGKYRIVLGIILILYALVKAVIL; encoded by the coding sequence ATGCTAATCATAGAAATTTTAAAGGCTATCTTTTTTGGCATTGTCGAAGGTGTCACAGAGTGGCTTCCTGTATCAAGTACAGGTCATCTCATTTTAGTTCAAGAATTTCTTGCATTCAACCAGTCAAAAGACTTTGTTGATATGTTCAATATTGTGATTCAATTAGGGGCTATTTTAGCCGTTATTGTTATTTATTTCGAACGTTTAAATCCATTTCAACCTGGAAAAACGAAGCTAGACATTCAGTTAACTTGGCAGCTTTGGTTAAAAGTTGTCATAGCTTGTATTCCATCAATTTTAGTTGCTCTACCTTTTGATGATTGGTTCGAGCGTCATTTTAATGCTATGTTTCCAGTAGCGGTTGCCTTGATTGTCTATGGTATTGCCTTTATTGTGATTGAGAAGCGTAATGCAACGAGAGAGCCCAAAGTGACTGACTTGGCAAGGATGTCTTATAAGACAGCTTTGTTTATTGGTGTTTTCCAGGTGCTTGCCATTGTCCCAGGGACTAGCCGTTCGGGCGCTACGATTTTAGGAGCCATTATTTTAGGGACCAGTCGTTCTGTGGCGGCAGACTTTACCTTCTTCTTGGCTATTCCAACCATGTTTGGCTACAGTGGCTTGAAAGCTGTTAAGTTTTTTATTGATGGTAATGTTCTTAATATGCCACAAGTGCTGATCCTCTTGGTGGCTAGTGTTACTGCCTTTCTCGTCAGTCTTTACGCAATTAAGTTCTTGACAAATTATGTTAAGAGACATGATTTTACTGTCTTTGGTAAATATCGTATTGTTTTAGGGATTATTCTCATTCTTTATGCCTTAGTCAAGGCTGTCATTTTATAA
- a CDS encoding NADH:flavin oxidoreductase/NADH oxidase, translated as MTMLLSPVEMAGLTLKNRVVMSPMCMYEVHKEDGLPTAFHRAHYGARAIAGVGLIIQEATAVEADGRLTNRDLGIWTDEQANALAEIVDDLHYLGAQVGVQLGHGGRKAHDAIDPIAPSAIGYGSDYRVPREMTLEDIERVKKAFVEAAKRADKAGYDMIELHGAHGYLINQFLEPQSNQRSDKYGGSLENRFRFLKEVIEEIKKVFLKPIWVRLSMSAYDETGVQNTIKDYQQLGKWLEELGVACLDISTGGLMNVGPNIPIHSGYQASFTAKMKEAVSIPVTAVGLLDNPGLAEYLLQNGQADLILLGRGILRNVNWLADAAAILHDHDYEVYNHSYKRGQVT; from the coding sequence ATGACAATGTTGCTTTCACCTGTCGAGATGGCAGGATTAACCTTAAAAAACCGTGTGGTGATGTCGCCGATGTGCATGTATGAAGTTCACAAGGAGGACGGCCTTCCAACGGCTTTCCATCGCGCCCATTACGGAGCGCGTGCTATTGCTGGAGTTGGTCTTATCATTCAAGAGGCAACGGCGGTTGAGGCTGATGGACGTTTGACTAACCGTGACTTAGGGATTTGGACGGATGAGCAGGCTAATGCCCTCGCTGAGATTGTCGATGACTTACATTATTTAGGGGCGCAAGTGGGTGTCCAACTAGGACATGGCGGTCGCAAAGCCCATGATGCTATTGATCCTATTGCACCAAGTGCCATTGGTTATGGCAGTGATTACAGAGTGCCGCGTGAGATGACTTTAGAAGATATTGAACGTGTCAAAAAAGCCTTTGTGGAAGCGGCTAAACGGGCTGATAAAGCAGGCTATGACATGATTGAACTTCATGGAGCACATGGTTATTTGATTAATCAGTTTTTGGAGCCTCAATCTAATCAACGTAGCGATAAATACGGTGGCTCTCTCGAAAACCGTTTCCGTTTTTTGAAAGAAGTGATTGAAGAGATTAAGAAGGTCTTTTTGAAACCAATCTGGGTGCGTTTGTCTATGTCAGCCTATGATGAAACTGGTGTCCAAAATACCATCAAAGATTACCAACAACTGGGGAAATGGTTGGAAGAACTGGGGGTAGCTTGTTTGGATATTTCTACAGGCGGTCTTATGAATGTTGGTCCTAATATTCCAATTCATAGTGGTTATCAAGCAAGCTTTACTGCTAAAATGAAAGAAGCTGTCTCTATTCCAGTAACAGCTGTTGGTCTTTTGGATAATCCTGGCTTAGCAGAGTATTTATTACAAAATGGTCAAGCAGATTTGATTTTACTTGGGCGGGGCATTTTGCGCAATGTCAATTGGTTAGCAGATGCAGCAGCCATACTTCATGATCATGACTACGAGGTTTATAATCATTCTTATAAGCGTGGTCAAGTCACCTAA
- a CDS encoding ABC transporter substrate-binding protein/permease — MKKIFLGCFAALLLLFGGVTKAQADEYLRVGMEAAYAPFNWTQDDDSNGAAPIEGTKQYANGYDVQVAQKIAKRMGKKLLVVKTKWEGLVPALTSGKIDMIAAGMSPTEERKKEVAFSNSYYTSEPVIVVTKDGDYANATSIKDFKDAKVTAQQGVWHVDLLADLKDANPQTPMGDFSQMRQALSSGVIDAYISERPEALTAQEANSKFKMLTLKPGFKVDESNAATAVGMRKGDKRISQVNDVLATISESDRIKLMDKMIAEQPSDNSDDEAAKSFFGQVADIVKNNWEQLLRGTGITLLISILGTVIGTIIGLLIGVYRTAPKASNKALAILQKLFGWLLNIYIEIFRGTPMIVQSMVIYYGTAQAFGVSLDRTLAAIFIVSINTGAYMSEIVRGGIFAVDKGQFEAATALGFNHNQTMRKIVLPQVIRNILPATGNEFVINIKDTSVLNVISVVELYFSGNTVATQTYQYFQTFTVIAVIYFVLTFTVTRILRFIERRMDVDTYTTGANQMQVEEVAHD; from the coding sequence ATGAAAAAGATTTTTTTAGGCTGTTTTGCAGCTTTACTCCTATTATTCGGAGGAGTAACAAAAGCGCAAGCAGATGAGTACTTGCGTGTCGGGATGGAGGCTGCCTATGCCCCCTTTAACTGGACGCAAGATGATGACTCAAATGGCGCTGCGCCAATTGAAGGAACTAAGCAATATGCTAATGGGTACGATGTCCAAGTAGCACAAAAGATTGCTAAACGCATGGGTAAAAAACTCCTTGTTGTTAAGACAAAATGGGAAGGTCTCGTTCCTGCCCTGACTTCAGGCAAAATTGACATGATTGCTGCAGGTATGAGTCCTACTGAAGAACGCAAAAAAGAAGTTGCCTTCTCAAATAGTTATTATACTAGTGAGCCAGTCATTGTGGTCACCAAAGATGGTGATTATGCTAATGCAACATCCATCAAAGATTTCAAAGATGCTAAAGTGACGGCCCAACAAGGGGTATGGCATGTCGACCTTCTTGCAGATTTAAAAGATGCTAATCCTCAAACACCTATGGGAGACTTCTCTCAAATGCGTCAAGCCCTCTCTTCAGGCGTTATCGATGCTTACATCTCTGAACGTCCAGAAGCCCTGACTGCCCAGGAAGCTAACAGTAAATTTAAAATGCTTACCTTGAAACCTGGCTTTAAAGTTGACGAGTCAAACGCTGCTACTGCTGTCGGTATGCGTAAAGGAGATAAGCGTATATCGCAGGTTAATGACGTGCTCGCCACTATTTCTGAAAGTGATCGCATCAAACTGATGGATAAAATGATTGCCGAACAACCTTCGGATAATAGCGATGACGAAGCTGCTAAGAGTTTCTTTGGGCAGGTTGCTGATATCGTCAAAAACAACTGGGAACAATTGCTTCGCGGTACCGGTATCACACTCTTGATTTCCATTTTAGGGACTGTCATTGGGACTATCATTGGTCTCTTGATTGGTGTCTACCGTACAGCTCCTAAAGCCAGCAACAAGGCTCTTGCCATTCTTCAAAAACTCTTTGGTTGGCTACTCAACATTTATATCGAAATTTTCCGTGGCACTCCGATGATTGTACAATCCATGGTTATCTATTATGGAACTGCCCAAGCCTTTGGGGTCTCTCTTGACCGTACCCTAGCTGCTATTTTCATTGTTTCAATCAACACAGGTGCCTATATGAGTGAAATCGTGCGTGGTGGTATCTTTGCCGTTGATAAAGGACAATTCGAAGCCGCTACTGCACTTGGTTTTAACCATAACCAGACCATGCGTAAAATTGTCTTACCACAAGTTATCCGCAATATCTTACCTGCTACTGGTAATGAGTTCGTTATCAATATCAAAGATACTTCCGTATTGAACGTTATCTCCGTTGTGGAACTTTACTTCTCTGGGAATACTGTCGCAACACAAACCTACCAATATTTCCAAACCTTCACAGTTATCGCCGTTATCTATTTCGTATTGACCTTTACTGTGACCCGTATCCTTCGATTCATTGAGCGTCGTATGGACGTCGACACTTATACTACTG